CGGTTGTTAGTCCTTTGGTCAGGCCCGATCTGTTCTCTGAGATTTCGTAGACCGACTCCTGGGCCCTGAGACATGGGAAGGAAAGGTCTGGGACCCATGCCATACTCCTGCTGCGGGTGCTCCCCAAACGGCAGCGGCACCATTTTCTGCTGAGAGGAGAGCATCTCCGAGACGCCGGGGCGCAGTTTCATCATCTCTTCTGGCCCAACTCCTGCCTCCCTCAGCTTCTGAGGGACCAGGGGTGGGTTGGAGCCCATGCTGACATTCATGCCCATGTCCCCCTTCATGCTGCCAGGGCCCATCCCGAACTCCAGCTCCCTGCTAGAGGCCATTTGTGGGGGTATTCCTTTCGGGAAGTCCCCCCTGGAGGGGCTCATCGGCCCTTCCACCGGCATGCGAGGGAAGATGGGGTTGTTCCCAGGCTCCATGTGTCTCTGGGAGGGCATCATTCTGTTTATCTCCATGCCGGGCCTGATACCTTCCATGTTCAGGCCAGGAGGGAGGCCCATCTGTTtctcagccagctgctgctgataGAGCTCTTCGGGCAGGCCCTGCGGATTGGGGAACCGCTCCCCTCGACCAGGGCCGCTGAAGACACCCTGGCCAGGAGGGAAGTTTCGGCCATCTGGGATTTTTGGCACGTCGTCTGGCCAGCTGACTCCTGAAAGCCCAGGCCGGGAGGCAGGATTTGGGACACTGGGGCCCTCCATGTCAGGGTTCATCATTCCTGCAAAACCAGGCAGGCGCATCTGGCTCCCAGGCATGTTGGGATGGGGGGCCATGCCCCTGGGGGGCAGGGAGTGCGACATGTTCATGCCTTCAGGGAAGGGCTCTggacccccaggtccccagccctccccaggggtCATCTGATAGGGAGGGGGAGGGCCTCGGACCACCCCACGAGGCCCGTGCTGATGGACCATCATGTCCTGCAGGGAACACTGCTGCACAACCACCTgctcttgctttcttctcttctcctcgTAAAACTCCTGCTGCAGCTTAAGCCAGGCTACCTGCTCGGGAGTCATATGGTCCAGGTGGTCTGGCCCAATGGGTCCTGACTGGGAGTTCATTGGTGGCGGCCCCATTTCATCTGGGGAAAAGGGCATGTCCCTGTGTCCTTGAGGGCCAAACGGAGCCCCTCCATCTGTCCGAGACCCTGACCCTTTGCCTAAACTTTGGGATTGAGCCATCATGGCCTGTATCGGCCCTTCAGGTTTCTTTTGGGGACCATCCAGCACCCCAGCACTTGGGGGTGGTCCCCCACCTTGCCCTCCCGCAAACTCCTTCTCATCAGGGAAGAGCATGCGCTGTATGTCTCTCAGGGTCTGCAATGAGCGCTCTCGatgctccagctgctcctgtgACAGTCCATCTGGATTCTCGCCCAAACTGGATGGGTCCCCACCAGACACCTGCTGGGGAGGACCTTTGGGGTCTGCAGCAGAGCTATTGCTACCTTGGGAAACTGGGCTAACTGCTCGATTATTGGGGGTTGAACTCTGCCCAAATCCTTCTGTCTGCAATGGGGTAGAGTTGGCAGGGCTGCCCACAGACATCACTTTGCTTTCCACGCTGGGACTGTCTTGATCTATGGGGCAGGCGGGGCCAGCAGATTTGGATACCGGCGCTGACACAGGTGGAGTCGGCTGCATTTTGGCGTTCTGGGGAGGGTTCTGGTCTGGGGCGGTGGGGGGCTGCGGCTGCGGCAGGGGCTTGGGTTCAGTCCGAAGTGCAGTGATCTGGGGGTTCTGCAAGAGAAAGCCACATGTCACTCATTCATCTTACAGCTGTGTGACATAAGCAGAGGTGCAAGCAAAGCATCCTGTCTGAACATCACCAGCCCACACTTTGCAAGGAAAGGTAGCCTTCATGCAGTGATCACAAAGCAGCATCTTGGCCATGCAGAAACATATTTCGCTCAGGTATTACAGCAGCTACCCCTTGCTTCTCCGCTAGCATCACATAAGCAGTGGGTCAGAAATATACTACCCAAATATTGCAAGACACAAGCTCTTCTTTGGATCATCCAAGCCATTTATTTGCAGGAGGCTAGGACAACAACTGTCTCTCTTTTCCACCCTAAAACTTATTTCAGCATGTAAATAATCAACCATCTCTCAcccaaccacacacacaaatgcaggTATTCCCTACCAAGGGTACAGTGTTTCGTTCCGCCTTGCTGTTTGAGATGTTCTGGATATGAAAGGACACGATGGTTTCCACCTGTCCCTTcagcacagcttctgcagcCCTGCAAAGACAGACAGATGCACATATCCAGTTGAAGATAAGAATCAATTTTTCTTAACTGTCCTCCCTTCTACCCTTCAGCTGGCAGACGGGAGAGAGACTTAACCACACATATTTCACTCTAGATGagtagcaaaagaaaaatgcttccaTCTACAAACTCATCAGCATTCAGGGTTCATGTCTCAGTTTAAGCCATCCTGGCTGCTATTCACTGCGTGGATTGCAAAACAATACCTACCAGTGTTTgccaaaagtaaaaattaaagaaaaaaaacaccactccGCACCTTGGAGGAATAAATAATCACTTCTCAGAGGGCAAGAGGTAGCGACTTTCTCCACTCCAGTCCCTTCAGCATccccaaaataaataatgacTTCTTGCTACAAGAATGCACTTGATGGGAGAAAGTACACTTGAAAACCTCTTAAAAAGGGAGCACAAATATAAGCCCCACTCCCTGAAGACATTCGAGCATCCACCTACTTACTTGTTGGCCATCTCAGTAGAAAAAACATAAACCACTTTGGATGGAGTCTTCTGCCCACTTGCTGGCTCCAAAGCAGCCGTCAGGCCATGGGAAGGCGTGGAAGACCTTGGGGCTGAAGCATTTGAAGGAGTCATGGAGTGTGGTGTGTGCTGAGAATCCTGGGACTTCACATGATCGGCAGAATTGCAGTCTGAAAGGGCAGAAAGAGGAGCAGAGGGGAATCACTACCTTAGGATCACTCTTTGGAATCCATTTCTGGAAAATGACCAGAGCTCTTCCTCCTCTAAAATTTCTCACTTCTCTCTCAAGCACTATACTAAAGGCAATTCTTCTGTTACACCATGCATCTTCCTTCCCTCTAATGCCATGCTGCCCTTCAGGTACCACTGGGAGAAAGCTCATCTTCCAAGGCACGTGGCAGTTCCCAGAGCTGATCCCTTTGAATTCTCTAATGGCCACACAGAATAGCAGGAAAACTACACACTAAAATgaacaaatatgaaaatgtcTGTGCCCGAGGACATATTTGGGCTCTGTGCAAaactccacttttttttcccccttcagcCACCTTAGCCAGGTGACCTAGAAAATGGACAAAGGAAAGCGGGACAACTGCACATCTAGTCTGTTTTCGCACTGCCTCACAGAGGCAATGTTGGGAGCCAGGAACAGAACACAGAAATCCCAACTCTCTGGCTTGTGTTACCAGTCAGGGTGCTACAGGTTTTGTATCTGTGTTGACAAAACAGGCTTGCATATTGTTCAAAACCCCAGTTACAACAGAGCAGTTCCTGAAAGGCCAAAGGCCAGAAGGAAACCAACAGGTTGCATTTGTACTTTCAAATCCTCTGGGGGAGTTTCAGAGTAACAAAGGAACTTTCCCACCAGGGTTAGGTCTGCACTTTAACTGAGCGTGAACAGGACATTTACCCATGCCAGCTATGACAACCTCTCCTCTTCACCTACTCTCAAGACCTTTAGACTTTGTTGGCTAGAACTTACAGAACCCCagacaaataaatgtttttgcatAGCGATTCTCCATCTCACAGAAGACTCAGACTAAATGTCTGCACTTGCACATGAATCCTAGCAAACATACCTTTGATTTCAGGATCATCATTAGGAGTCCCAGCTTCCCTCTGTTCAAAGGAGTCTGCTGAAAtgctcctctctctcttccccttccccttggCACCGTTTCCTGCCCCATTCTTCAGCCCCATGCTCCCACCTGGGCCAGGGAGCACTTTGGGGGGGTGACCTCCACTTTTGGGGTCACAGGGAGAGGGCTGGGATTGGCTGGTGGTGCCCCCTTGTTTGCCCTGGTTGGAAAATTTGGAATCCAGCTGGGGGTTGCCAGATGGGGACATCACTGTAGGGGGACGGACCATCACCTCCTGCTTTGATTTGGGGCTACTGGGGACAgagcaaaaaaaaggaaaagaaaaaagtgacaaaTCACACCACAGATTCATTCAACCCCGTAGGAACTGatgagagagaagcagaaacaacCACTGCCACCTTTGCAAGCTAAGACAATTGCTGACATATAAAAAATGCCTGCAAGCTTAGAGTCATGCAGGTGCTTTTTTGAACATGCCCTGAAAGGGTTATTACCCAAGATGGGATCTCATTGCTCAAGAAGGCACTAGGGCAAGCTACAAACCTGCCAGATCCCAGGAACTGCTGTCACATGAGGACCTACCTCTGTGGCTTCTGTCAATAAAGACAACGGTTTCTATGTGCACAGAGAAGCGCCTCACACCAAGACCAGCTCAGAGTAAACAAACAAGGCACAATAAAGTTCACCTCACCACTCTCCTGGACCCAAACTATACACTTCAGCTCTGATCAGAGTaggaccccccacccccaccccctcccttgTACCTCCCTATCCTGTTCTACAGGGAGCACAAGGAAAACCCAGCATTACTGCAGCATTCATCATACATTGGGGCGAGCTGCCAGGAAAACACAAACCTCTGACCGTGAAAACAATTAAACCAGCTACAACCTGCCTCTGAATAAGGAAGGAGAAGGATACCATCTCCCTGCACACTCCTGCAAAATGGGGCAGATGAAGCTTCTTTCATTTGCCAAAGGAACTTCagagtcttttcttctctcttccactCAGCAAATTGCATCCTAAACATATTTTGTTCTTCTGGGTTTTACACACGCACTAgccaccccttcctcctcaccctccGGTTACTCCATTGCTATCAGATCTTCTGCACTGCATTTTCCTATCATCACTGCCACTTCCAACAGGCAGCACTTGCTAGCATCCTCACTGTGGGACTCACACAAGCCGTTTCCTCCTTTGGGCAGGCATCTGACTCAGAGGCATTCCCTCTGAATTACTCTTAAGCTCCAGATGACCTCTAGGAGTAAATAATCAAAGTCGAGAATGCTGTCAATCAGACCACTGCAAGTCCCTGGACAGTGCTTCGCTTCCGTACTTTTCCCCTTCCAAATTAGCAGAGGAGAGATGCTGACCTGCTGCACTGGCAGGTGAATGATGTAGAGGATCTGAGTGCACAGCTGATCAGTTCTCCAGGCTGTCCAGGCCAATAATACAGAGGAGGAGTTTTGTGTGAAAGTACAGACAGAGagacctgctgctgcccaaCTACCCCTCAGGGAAACAGATAATTagaagagggggaagaaaaaaaagcacagataGAAACAGCATGTTTACTCTCCTACAGCCTATTCAGACACCTGATGGGAGGCAAGAGGGCGTGAGGAATACAGAATCTGCACCTCATGGGTTTAGAGCTTTCAGCACATCCTGACCCTAGCCAAATGTGGAGACTTGTCAGCACTGTGCAGCCAGCGCTCAGGTACTTGGCAGGTCCAATGGGAGGACAAAGGAGGACCAGTAAGTCACATGCACCAGTCCTTGGCtcatcctgcagcagagcagggacagcATCATGCACCAATCCCAAGCAGCTGACTGCAGGCTCTTTTCCTTACCTCTGTGTGTTGCCTGACGGGGAGTTCCTCACTTTGGGGTTACTGGAATGCATTGACAGAAATCCTGAGCTCACAGTCTCACACGCACGCAGATGGGCTCTTGTCAAGTTCCTCTGGGGAGAGTGCCGCCAGAGGCAGCGTCGAAGCACTTTCTGCCACCCGCTTCTCTCAATGCCGGCTGtctgcttgccttttttctctttgctcctCTCTGGTTTTGCACTGGGCGcttccctcctgcagctccagcatTCTCTAGACGCttgcctcctgctgcccaggggAAGTCTCGCATCTCCAGGGCACACTGTTAAAACCACCCcacaaaaagagcaagaaaatcaGTGAGGAACTTTCCAGGCATATGTGTCTGGTGTGAAGCAGTAAAAGGCAATTCTTCCCCCGTTACTGAGAAGAGCTTTCAGATGGCTCAGTACAGCTGCGTATTTCAAACTGGAGGCAGCCCTGGCTGGCCATTCAGTTTACAGGCAGAGAGGACACCTTCCCTTCATACAAAGCAAATCACTCTGCAGTCAACAAAACAGGGAAGTGCCTTGTATCTGGACACTTTGATTCTGCCTCTGTGCTCAGCTTGAAGATACCTCACAACAAGTCAGTAGGAAGCCAAATCTACAAACCCCCAACATGACTTAGCTATCCAGAATTCCCCTGTGAATGGCCGTAATCTGATATTTCTTAAGAACATAAACTCTGCTCAAACCTTCTCTGTCTCCTTGGTCCAATACAACTAGACATATGTTCAATGATGTGCGCTAAGGGTTgcacaaagggaagaaaataaaataaaatgccttccTGACCACCTGTAAGCAACCAGCTCCGCTGTGATTACTCTGAAAATACCAGAGGTTACTCACTCATTGTATCTAGTAGAAAGGCCAAAAGATCACTAGAGAACTACCCCTTTAAGTTTGCACAGCAGCACTATACAGACCAttaaggcttaaaaaaaaacaaacaaaaaaccccacacaactaaaaataaacactttttcagcttctttctaAGAAATGATATGCACAATGCAGGCAATAAGGTACATAAAACTGTTTCTGGAGGAGGAAACTATTGAACATTACTGTTTATGTCCTTTGGGCTAAGTTATTTTGGAACAAATTTCTGTCTTGTTTATGTTTCAGCAAAATCTCTCCTGTTCATCTCACCTACTCAGATGCAAATCCACTTAATTTAGAATCTAACCAAGATTTATTGTTAATGTATTAAGCATTCTAGTTAAATATTATTCAAATGTAAATATTCCCAGTATTCCTTCTCAGCGCCAAATAAGCAGTTTCTTCCTGGGTAtatcaaatgaaacaaaataaacctcACCAGACAGGGAGTGCCTTGAATTCTATGAAGAAACTACTGTTCAAAttgcatttagaaaacaaaaaaatggttTGCTTACATGCTGACACCAGAGGATTAAGAAACACGGGCACTATATGAGCACCTCTGGCCACGAGAGTTATCAGTAACCTACAGTATTGAGCACTATGGTTTTCCAGTTCCACAAATTTATCTTGTTGTGAGGTTGTGCCATTATACTTTTTGCGACTTTGCACTGCTGTACTTTAACATGATAGTGCTGCACACTGCAGTCATTCCATGAAGCTCTGCATGATCTCCAGAAATTCAATTCTCTACCACATGGCTTCTTCATGATGCAGAGAAATCATCCCGCTCCCTGTGCTCACCTCCACTGTGCCACACAAACCCATTATTGTGGGGGAATGTTTCTGCAACAAAGGTCTCATTTTTAATGCCTCctattgggcacaggcagatGAACTCCAGTCTGAGCCACACACTCCACAGGATCCACATGCCTCTCTAGGGCTATCAGCTGGTTATTCCACCGATTTTGAGAACAATGTTGGGGTTAATCTATTACTATTGTTACTCCTATCATGCTGTAATGGGAGCTGGTGCTACGCAGATACATTGAAGACTTGAGAGAACATCTTCACAAATATCTAAGTTGTACCATCTTTACATGCAAATTTGGCTCCTATGTCTGTTTTGACAACAAAACCGTAACGTTATCAACAGCACCCACTTTTCAAAAGATTTATGCATCTCTAAAAGTTAGTGGAACTTAGTGATACTTCAGGGTCCTCACTTAAGGTGACAGTGTGACTGAAAATATGGTGAATTTcaggtaaaagaagaaaaaaggaacaataGCATTAAAGCGAGCAGAGCTTAATGCTAACAGCAGAATGCAGATGCTGGTGTGATAAATTCAAGTGTTTTAGTTGTTTCATCCTCTGCTTTTCCACTTTTGATATTCATGCATTACCAAGTTACCTTTTATTATAAGACGAGAGTTTCCTCAGACTCCCAGTCTTGCACAGTGCAATGAGAAAACATGAAGAATAGAATCAGGATCACACTGGCTGCACAATATTTCTGACATCACCAAACTTTCAAGTACTTCACAGGGGATAAAAAAACCTCCAATTTTTTAACCCTACTTTTTATTATCCTATATACATGTATCTTCCATCTATTAGAATGGAATTGGAATGATACGCTCTGCAAGGGAACTGTATTTTCCGATCTCGGTTTAAATTTCTTCTTACCAGAGAGAGCTATAAAGGATATATCAATATATTCATTGGTGGAACAACGGCAACTCAACTTCCTCCGCTTCTCATTTCTGCACACTGGGAATGTACCATCTTTTATAATGTGAAATGGAATGCCTCATGATTTTTCTAAATGCACTTCTAACATATGTATGTCTGGGAATCTAGGGTTCAATAATGGAAAAGCTCTAGAGATATGTATTTTTGCAGCTAGAGTCTGCCTGCCACAGCAAAGCCTTTATCATTGCTCTAGAATTAGAGGTAGGGTCACCAACAGTGAATGGTCAAGCTACTTTTCAAGACGTTTTGGCAAGCTACATCCAAGGTTCTATTTTCAGGCTTGCTTTAAGTATGCCAGGCAATGGCTGCAGGGAAAAGGGATGGTTCAACTGTGTACTCAGTTCTCACCACCTCTCTCCTGAGCAGACTGGGGAAAAGATCTGAATGGGAACAAATGCAAGGGAAACAGCAGAAATCTATTCAGCTGGATCAGTCCCCTGGTCTGGTTGATCATGTAACTGAATCAGTGCCACTGCAAGCTCAGAGAAGGTGGTGAGAACAGGTGAAAAGTAGCCTCACTCCACTCAGTTGCAGCTTACAATTTGGATGGCTTAAAATTATGTTGAACCTCAATTGCAAAGACAAGAGAGATGGGCCTGCATTTGTGGAATGGCGAGGACCTATCATATTTCAAACAAGCAGCTTACCAAGACCCCTGGTATCACGACACAGCAGTACTCATTGTGGAGGCCATGAGTCACAAACCACTTGTCTCACAAGAAAAGATCACCTGGAAcaagaagagagaggaagagttTCACCAACAAGAATGCACAGTCAGTCTGTGCGTCCCTCCCATGCATCCAGCCACAGAAGCAGAGGAATCAAAACTTGCTCTGAACCACTAACAAGGGGGCACCTCTGCTCAGACTGGCAGGATTTGTTGTCAGCACTGAAAAAGTCAGACTGGAAGAGTCTCAAGATGCGTGCTGCACATGGAGGGGAAGAAATAGGTCAGACCTGCTTTAGCACTCCCACATTTGAGCCAGCTGGGTTCTCATGAGCTCATCCGAGCTTTGAGAAGCTGGCACAAAGCTGGGACATGTAACCTCTCCTCCTCTTGCACCCATCTCTCTTCAAAGGCTCGCCTTCCCCTCACCATGAGCCTAGCAGAACTTCTGCCAAACCCCTGTGCTTCATTATATACCACCTCCTCCACAGCCAGACAACgtataaataaaagcatcaaGCATTAGGTAAAGCCAGGCAATCGCTCTGTCGCATCTAGGGGAAAACCAGGCTGGTTTTAGAAGGAGGAAGCACTACCTAC
The Phalacrocorax aristotelis chromosome 1, bGulAri2.1, whole genome shotgun sequence DNA segment above includes these coding regions:
- the BCL9 gene encoding B-cell CLL/lymphoma 9 protein isoform X3 produces the protein MCPGDARLPLGSRRQASRECWSCRREAPSAKPERSKEKKGKQTAGIERSGWQKVLRRCLWRHSPQRNLTRAHLRACETVSSGFLSMHSSNPKVRNSPSGNTQSSPKSKQEVMVRPPTVMSPSGNPQLDSKFSNQGKQGGTTSQSQPSPCDPKSGGHPPKVLPGPGGSMGLKNGAGNGAKGKGKRERSISADSFEQREAGTPNDDPEIKDCNSADHVKSQDSQHTPHSMTPSNASAPRSSTPSHGLTAALEPASGQKTPSKVVYVFSTEMANKAAEAVLKGQVETIVSFHIQNISNSKAERNTVPLNPQITALRTEPKPLPQPQPPTAPDQNPPQNAKMQPTPPVSAPVSKSAGPACPIDQDSPSVESKVMSVGSPANSTPLQTEGFGQSSTPNNRAVSPVSQGSNSSAADPKGPPQQVSGGDPSSLGENPDGLSQEQLEHRERSLQTLRDIQRMLFPDEKEFAGGQGGGPPPSAGVLDGPQKKPEGPIQAMMAQSQSLGKGSGSRTDGGAPFGPQGHRDMPFSPDEMGPPPMNSQSGPIGPDHLDHMTPEQVAWLKLQQEFYEEKRRKQEQVVVQQCSLQDMMVHQHGPRGVVRGPPPPYQMTPGEGWGPGGPEPFPEGMNMSHSLPPRGMAPHPNMPGSQMRLPGFAGMMNPDMEGPSVPNPASRPGLSGVSWPDDVPKIPDGRNFPPGQGVFSGPGRGERFPNPQGLPEELYQQQLAEKQMGLPPGLNMEGIRPGMEINRMMPSQRHMEPGNNPIFPRMPVEGPMSPSRGDFPKGIPPQMASSRELEFGMGPGSMKGDMGMNVSMGSNPPLVPQKLREAGVGPEEMMKLRPGVSEMLSSQQKMVPLPFGEHPQQEYGMGPRPFLPMSQGPGVGLRNLREQIGPDQRTNNRLSHMPPLPLNPTSNPNSLNTAPPAQRSLGRKPLDISAAGQVHSPGINPLKSPTMRQVQSPMMGSPSGNLKSPQTPSQLAGMLAGPTAAAAAASIKSPPVLGSAAASPVHLKSPSLPAPSPGWTSSPKPPLQSPGIPPNHKASLTMSSPAMLGNVESGGPPPSTVSQSAPVTLPGNLPSSSPYTMPPEPTLSQNPLSIMMSRMSKFAMPSSTPLYHDAIKTVASSDDDSPPARSPNLPPMNSVPGMGINSQNPRISGPNPVGPMPTLSPMGMTQPLSHNNQMPSPNAMGPNIPPHGVPVGPALMSHNPMMGHGSQESPMVPQGRLGFPQGFPPVQSPPQQVPFPHNGPSGGQGNFPAGMGFHGEGPLGRPTNLPQSSTDPALCKTGGPGGPDSFTVLGNNMPSVFTDPELQEVIRPGATGIPEFDLSRIIPSEKPSQTLQYFPRGEVPGRKQPQGPGPGFSHMQGMIGEQTPRMGLTLPGMGGPGPVGTPDIPLGTAPSMPGHNPMRPPAFLQQGMMGPHHRMMSPAQTAMPGQPALMSNPVAAVGMIPGKDRAPAGLYSHPGPVGSPGMMMSMQGMMGPQQNIMIPPQMRPRGMAADVGMGGFSQGPGNPGNMMF
- the BCL9 gene encoding B-cell CLL/lymphoma 9 protein isoform X1 produces the protein MHSSNPKVRNSPSGNTQSSPKSKQEVMVRPPTVMSPSGNPQLDSKFSNQGKQGGTTSQSQPSPCDPKSGGHPPKVLPGPGGSMGLKNGAGNGAKGKGKRERSISADSFEQREAGTPNDDPEIKDCNSADHVKSQDSQHTPHSMTPSNASAPRSSTPSHGLTAALEPASGQKTPSKVVYVFSTEMANKAAEAVLKGQVETIVSFHIQNISNSKAERNTVPLNPQITALRTEPKPLPQPQPPTAPDQNPPQNAKMQPTPPVSAPVSKSAGPACPIDQDSPSVESKVMSVGSPANSTPLQTEGFGQSSTPNNRAVSPVSQGSNSSAADPKGPPQQVSGGDPSSLGENPDGLSQEQLEHRERSLQTLRDIQRMLFPDEKEFAGGQGGGPPPSAGVLDGPQKKPEGPIQAMMAQSQSLGKGSGSRTDGGAPFGPQGHRDMPFSPDEMGPPPMNSQSGPIGPDHLDHMTPEQVAWLKLQQEFYEEKRRKQEQVVVQQCSLQDMMVHQHGPRGVVRGPPPPYQMTPGEGWGPGGPEPFPEGMNMSHSLPPRGMAPHPNMPGSQMRLPGFAGMMNPDMEGPSVPNPASRPGLSGVSWPDDVPKIPDGRNFPPGQGVFSGPGRGERFPNPQGLPEELYQQQLAEKQMGLPPGLNMEGIRPGMEINRMMPSQRHMEPGNNPIFPRMPVEGPMSPSRGDFPKGIPPQMASSRELEFGMGPGSMKGDMGMNVSMGSNPPLVPQKLREAGVGPEEMMKLRPGVSEMLSSQQKMVPLPFGEHPQQEYGMGPRPFLPMSQGPGVGLRNLREQIGPDQRTNNRLSHMPPLPLNPTSNPNSLNTAPPAQRSLGRKPLDISAAGQVHSPGINPLKSPTMRQVQSPMMGSPSGNLKSPQTPSQLAGMLAGPTAAAAAASIKSPPVLGSAAASPVHLKSPSLPAPSPGWTSSPKPPLQSPGIPPNHKASLTMSSPAMLGNVESGGPPPSTVSQSAPVTLPGNLPSSSPYTMPPEPTLSQNPLSIMMSRMSKFAMPSSTPLYHDAIKTVASSDDDSPPARSPNLPPMNSVPGMGINSQNPRISGPNPVGPMPTLSPMGMTQPLSHNNQMPSPNAMGPNIPPHGVPVGPALMSHNPMMGHGSQESPMVPQGRLGFPQGFPPVQSPPQQVPFPHNGPSGGQGNFPAGMGFHGEGPLGRPTNLPQSSTDPALCKTGGPGGPDSFTVLGNNMPSVFTDPELQEVIRPGATGIPEFDLSRIIPSEKPSQTLQYFPRGEVPGRKQPQGPGPGFSHMQGMIGEQTPRMGLTLPGMGGPGPVGTPDIPLGTAPSMPGHNPMRPPAFLQQGMMGPHHRMMSPAQTAMPGQPALMSNPVAAVGMIPGKDRAPAGLYSHPGPVGSPGMMMSMQGMMGPQQNIMIPPQMRPRGMAADVGMGGFSQGPGNPGNMMF
- the BCL9 gene encoding B-cell CLL/lymphoma 9 protein isoform X2, which produces MHSSNPKVRNSPSGNTQSPKSKQEVMVRPPTVMSPSGNPQLDSKFSNQGKQGGTTSQSQPSPCDPKSGGHPPKVLPGPGGSMGLKNGAGNGAKGKGKRERSISADSFEQREAGTPNDDPEIKDCNSADHVKSQDSQHTPHSMTPSNASAPRSSTPSHGLTAALEPASGQKTPSKVVYVFSTEMANKAAEAVLKGQVETIVSFHIQNISNSKAERNTVPLNPQITALRTEPKPLPQPQPPTAPDQNPPQNAKMQPTPPVSAPVSKSAGPACPIDQDSPSVESKVMSVGSPANSTPLQTEGFGQSSTPNNRAVSPVSQGSNSSAADPKGPPQQVSGGDPSSLGENPDGLSQEQLEHRERSLQTLRDIQRMLFPDEKEFAGGQGGGPPPSAGVLDGPQKKPEGPIQAMMAQSQSLGKGSGSRTDGGAPFGPQGHRDMPFSPDEMGPPPMNSQSGPIGPDHLDHMTPEQVAWLKLQQEFYEEKRRKQEQVVVQQCSLQDMMVHQHGPRGVVRGPPPPYQMTPGEGWGPGGPEPFPEGMNMSHSLPPRGMAPHPNMPGSQMRLPGFAGMMNPDMEGPSVPNPASRPGLSGVSWPDDVPKIPDGRNFPPGQGVFSGPGRGERFPNPQGLPEELYQQQLAEKQMGLPPGLNMEGIRPGMEINRMMPSQRHMEPGNNPIFPRMPVEGPMSPSRGDFPKGIPPQMASSRELEFGMGPGSMKGDMGMNVSMGSNPPLVPQKLREAGVGPEEMMKLRPGVSEMLSSQQKMVPLPFGEHPQQEYGMGPRPFLPMSQGPGVGLRNLREQIGPDQRTNNRLSHMPPLPLNPTSNPNSLNTAPPAQRSLGRKPLDISAAGQVHSPGINPLKSPTMRQVQSPMMGSPSGNLKSPQTPSQLAGMLAGPTAAAAAASIKSPPVLGSAAASPVHLKSPSLPAPSPGWTSSPKPPLQSPGIPPNHKASLTMSSPAMLGNVESGGPPPSTVSQSAPVTLPGNLPSSSPYTMPPEPTLSQNPLSIMMSRMSKFAMPSSTPLYHDAIKTVASSDDDSPPARSPNLPPMNSVPGMGINSQNPRISGPNPVGPMPTLSPMGMTQPLSHNNQMPSPNAMGPNIPPHGVPVGPALMSHNPMMGHGSQESPMVPQGRLGFPQGFPPVQSPPQQVPFPHNGPSGGQGNFPAGMGFHGEGPLGRPTNLPQSSTDPALCKTGGPGGPDSFTVLGNNMPSVFTDPELQEVIRPGATGIPEFDLSRIIPSEKPSQTLQYFPRGEVPGRKQPQGPGPGFSHMQGMIGEQTPRMGLTLPGMGGPGPVGTPDIPLGTAPSMPGHNPMRPPAFLQQGMMGPHHRMMSPAQTAMPGQPALMSNPVAAVGMIPGKDRAPAGLYSHPGPVGSPGMMMSMQGMMGPQQNIMIPPQMRPRGMAADVGMGGFSQGPGNPGNMMF